One genomic segment of Thermosipho africanus Ob7 includes these proteins:
- a CDS encoding ABC transporter permease — translation MRTFRKYLEIIKIGVFLSSRRLLYFRVSTFFDILGNTLFLIINIVFWKIIYTNIQFFNGWTIEQMYLFTAFTEFFHVFTKIFFPVSGKLWKLIYTGKLDSYLIKPVEPFMLLNTLNLRLENIFNLIPSVLWILVLINYYKIKLDVLSFIIALLFNFVAVFVYSLIQMSTSTASFWFGKISAIDELSDSLAMLVNYPHTIFPFFIRIFMITLLPFGYASTVPAFVTLKLKYIGTFSALAIGAAFTIILWVTIFKILWKFGIKKYNSYGG, via the coding sequence ATGCGGACGTTCAGAAAATATCTTGAAATTATAAAAATTGGCGTTTTTTTAAGTTCAAGAAGGCTTTTATATTTTAGAGTCTCAACTTTTTTTGATATTCTTGGTAATACTCTTTTTCTCATAATAAACATAGTATTTTGGAAAATTATTTATACAAATATACAGTTCTTTAATGGATGGACTATTGAACAAATGTATCTCTTTACCGCTTTTACAGAATTTTTTCATGTTTTCACCAAAATTTTCTTTCCGGTTTCTGGTAAATTATGGAAATTAATATATACTGGAAAACTTGATAGCTATCTAATTAAACCTGTAGAACCTTTTATGCTACTAAATACACTTAATTTAAGATTAGAAAATATTTTTAACTTAATTCCTTCTGTTTTATGGATATTAGTCCTAATAAATTATTACAAAATTAAACTTGACGTTTTATCATTTATTATAGCTTTACTTTTCAATTTTGTAGCTGTTTTCGTTTATTCATTGATTCAAATGTCTACAAGTACTGCTTCCTTCTGGTTTGGAAAAATATCTGCTATTGACGAACTTTCTGATTCACTAGCTATGCTAGTAAATTACCCTCATACAATATTCCCATTCTTTATTCGTATTTTTATGATTACCCTTTTACCTTTTGGATATGCCTCAACTGTTCCTGCTTTTGTTACTTTAAAATTGAAGTATATTGGAACTTTTTCAGCACTTGCAATTGGAGCTGCTTTTACAATTATTCTATGGGTAACTATCTTTAAAATTCTTTGGAAATTCGGTATAAAAAAATATAATAGTTATGGAGGATGA
- a CDS encoding B12-binding domain-containing radical SAM protein, with protein sequence MKYDVVLVFSKLDERKNPPKVIRDHLGLAFLTTILRNNGYKVKLIHADNLCLTAEQTANEILNSKAYLIGFSVIQQNLRTTLKTIEILKKKRAKAKIILGGHHATLAYKYLLFNYPIDGIFCGEADEQILKIAERSKLGKNFKNIKGMAFTENGEIIYEPLDKAPDLDFSYLPARDAITQIDNQNPSQKIVKILSISSSRGCIGNCIYCTIPNFYKKPYKEWTIWRGRAANIVVNEIENLIELFKPNWFENFITFVDDDFLSVSDARERAYQIADEILTRKIKGFYKFSSRADSLLKDIKLLKYLYKAGFVSVFIGVEGGTDKVLKIYRKGLKIDQIKKAIHLLRDINMFRYDIGFILFNPFISIEELFKSAAFLKDIGIGTPSIWFWQLQALPGTSFEETLINDNLAKPNFSHFLPYEYYFIDKKVERICQFIMKHVQNERIILNMSGLLSKLADILLLLKRLKKIKKEVVEKLDKTLQ encoded by the coding sequence TTGAAATATGATGTGGTATTAGTATTTTCTAAACTTGATGAACGCAAAAATCCACCAAAAGTTATTCGTGATCATCTAGGCTTGGCATTCTTGACTACTATACTTAGAAATAATGGATATAAAGTAAAACTCATTCATGCTGATAATCTTTGTTTAACTGCCGAACAAACAGCAAATGAAATTCTAAATTCTAAAGCTTATCTAATAGGATTTTCTGTTATTCAACAAAACTTAAGAACAACTTTAAAAACTATAGAAATACTTAAAAAAAAGAGAGCAAAGGCTAAAATAATCTTAGGAGGTCATCACGCAACACTAGCATACAAGTACTTGCTATTCAACTATCCTATTGATGGTATTTTTTGTGGAGAAGCTGATGAGCAAATACTCAAAATTGCTGAAAGATCGAAACTTGGAAAAAATTTCAAAAATATAAAAGGAATGGCATTCACAGAAAATGGGGAAATTATCTATGAGCCACTAGATAAAGCACCTGATCTTGACTTTTCATATTTGCCTGCTCGTGACGCTATAACACAAATAGATAATCAAAACCCTTCTCAAAAAATTGTTAAAATTCTCTCCATTAGTAGTAGTAGGGGGTGCATAGGTAATTGTATCTATTGTACAATACCAAATTTTTATAAAAAACCTTACAAAGAATGGACTATATGGAGAGGCAGAGCTGCAAATATTGTTGTAAATGAAATAGAAAACTTAATAGAACTTTTTAAGCCAAACTGGTTTGAAAATTTTATAACATTTGTAGATGATGACTTCTTATCTGTATCCGATGCAAGAGAAAGGGCATACCAAATAGCCGATGAAATACTAACTCGAAAAATAAAAGGTTTCTATAAATTTTCATCCCGAGCAGATAGCCTGTTAAAAGATATTAAGCTTTTAAAATATTTATACAAAGCTGGATTTGTAAGTGTCTTTATTGGTGTTGAAGGAGGAACTGACAAAGTTTTGAAAATTTATAGAAAAGGATTAAAAATAGATCAAATAAAAAAAGCTATACATTTATTAAGAGATATAAATATGTTCAGATATGATATTGGATTTATTCTGTTTAATCCTTTCATATCAATTGAAGAATTGTTCAAAAGTGCCGCTTTTCTTAAAGACATAGGGATCGGAACACCTTCCATATGGTTTTGGCAACTTCAAGCTCTACCAGGAACTAGTTTTGAAGAAACATTAATTAATGATAACTTAGCAAAACCAAATTTTTCTCACTTTTTACCTTACGAATATTACTTTATCGATAAAAAGGTAGAGCGTATTTGCCAATTCATAATGAAACATGTACAAAATGAAAGAATAATTTTGAATATGTCTGGTCTTTTAAGTAAATTAGCCGATATACTATTATTATTAAAACGTTTAAAAAAAATCAAAAAAGAAGTTGTTGAAAAATTAGATAAAACTCTACAATAA
- a CDS encoding ABC transporter permease, producing the protein MNLQNIIKETFRITNIMKESYILNLKKAFSNRIELFTKLFGYPARLFMFYFLWLSVLENRAFPNLEKSYIIGYYTISLFLSQIFPFIRKSREIRQNIFSGEIANYLARNLPFGIVNLMEYVATISIYLLFVTPIAYVLLGIFANVLPNAPTLIMFLILGFLGSILRYSIWYVIGLVSFYTHENIGIITFYLTIENLFSGSLLPLKVFPETFQKILNILPFRLMLYTPVDTLFNNTSFSDFFINFSLQILWLAFVLILAAIIWKEGLKKFSAYGI; encoded by the coding sequence ATGAATTTGCAGAACATTATAAAAGAAACATTTAGAATCACAAACATAATGAAGGAATCCTATATACTAAATTTGAAAAAAGCTTTTTCTAATAGAATTGAATTGTTCACAAAACTTTTTGGATACCCGGCTAGATTATTCATGTTTTACTTTCTCTGGCTATCAGTCCTAGAAAATAGAGCTTTCCCTAATTTGGAAAAATCTTACATTATTGGATATTACACTATATCTCTCTTTTTATCTCAAATATTTCCTTTCATTCGAAAATCGCGTGAAATACGGCAAAATATTTTTTCTGGTGAAATAGCAAATTATTTAGCAAGGAATCTTCCATTCGGAATTGTTAATCTAATGGAGTATGTAGCAACAATATCAATATATCTACTTTTCGTAACACCAATAGCATATGTCCTCTTAGGAATTTTTGCCAATGTACTCCCAAATGCACCCACATTGATAATGTTTTTAATTCTTGGATTTTTAGGAAGTATTCTTAGATATTCCATATGGTATGTTATTGGTTTAGTTTCTTTCTATACACATGAGAACATAGGAATTATAACCTTCTATTTAACAATAGAAAACTTATTTTCAGGTTCTTTATTGCCACTGAAAGTTTTTCCCGAAACTTTTCAAAAAATTCTTAACATTCTTCCATTCAGGTTAATGTTATATACCCCTGTAGACACTCTTTTCAACAACACAAGCTTTTCTGATTTTTTTATCAATTTTTCTCTTCAAATACTGTGGTTAGCATTTGTCCTTATTTTAGCAGCAATAATATGGAAGGAAGGTTTGAAAAAATTTTCTGCTTATGGAATTTAA
- a CDS encoding PEP/pyruvate-binding domain-containing protein, giving the protein MFKVMDKNSTISPSNIGTKAYNLYFLYKNGVNIPDTYCLPNKYCADFIISNGLYDEIKKMVYLDNYDALKYKYLNIIKHKNRFKIPYSLVDVLKQLLKKNTLWAIRSSSAYEDTLSASFAGIYKSIIGIPSDLVILGKALRKVWLSSFSHDLITYMKNIIKLNPKEILEIILHGMPVIIQELINSEKSGLVFSEHPVNPKHSEFFFECIRGLLEPLTSGMIWNESFIFDGNKVFSHFFEEQRLGFFAIKNINKNLLPGDKVQLFQENKPRIFSYFKKRSKYIHILRLPFELWNTPVLSDPEILKIYNTLSHVSNKFPKAEAEWTIKNGKIYFLQIRPITTQSNFPNYRFYLDHKGEFQGLGVSSGYAEGTLFFWKNKIDENLENKILVVHEMTPDLLPYYSKIKGIISETGSVLCHGAILSREFEIPCVILPKAAQLLRFFKKVAIDGYEGKVIKLE; this is encoded by the coding sequence ATGTTTAAAGTTATGGATAAAAACTCTACTATTTCGCCTTCTAATATAGGTACAAAAGCTTATAACTTATACTTTTTGTACAAAAATGGTGTTAACATTCCAGATACTTATTGTTTACCAAATAAATATTGTGCAGATTTTATAATTTCCAATGGATTATATGATGAAATAAAAAAAATGGTTTATCTAGATAATTATGATGCTCTAAAGTATAAATATCTAAACATCATAAAACATAAAAATAGATTTAAAATCCCATATTCATTAGTAGATGTTTTAAAACAATTGCTTAAAAAAAATACTTTATGGGCCATACGTTCATCCTCTGCTTATGAAGACACCTTATCAGCGTCATTTGCAGGTATTTACAAAAGCATAATTGGCATACCTTCAGATCTAGTTATTTTAGGAAAAGCCTTACGAAAGGTTTGGTTAAGTAGCTTTTCGCATGATTTAATTACATATATGAAAAATATTATAAAACTTAATCCAAAGGAAATATTAGAAATTATTTTACACGGAATGCCAGTTATCATTCAAGAGCTAATAAATTCAGAAAAATCAGGATTAGTCTTTTCTGAACATCCAGTTAACCCAAAACATTCGGAATTTTTCTTCGAATGTATAAGAGGGCTTTTAGAACCTTTGACATCAGGAATGATTTGGAACGAAAGCTTCATTTTTGATGGTAACAAAGTGTTTTCACATTTTTTTGAAGAACAAAGACTCGGCTTCTTTGCAATAAAAAATATCAATAAAAACCTTCTTCCGGGTGATAAAGTTCAATTATTCCAGGAAAACAAGCCTAGAATATTTTCATATTTTAAAAAAAGAAGCAAATACATTCATATATTAAGACTTCCTTTTGAACTTTGGAATACTCCTGTCTTGAGTGATCCGGAAATTTTAAAAATATACAATACTTTATCTCATGTTTCCAACAAGTTTCCAAAAGCTGAAGCAGAATGGACTATTAAAAATGGCAAAATTTACTTTCTACAAATTCGACCAATTACAACACAATCCAATTTCCCAAACTATAGATTTTACTTAGATCATAAGGGAGAATTTCAAGGGCTCGGAGTTTCTTCTGGTTATGCTGAGGGAACATTATTCTTTTGGAAAAATAAAATAGATGAGAATCTCGAAAACAAAATACTGGTAGTTCATGAAATGACCCCTGATTTACTACCTTACTATTCAAAAATTAAAGGTATAATTTCAGAAACTGGAAGTGTGTTATGTCATGGTGCAATATTAAGTAGAGAATTTGAAATTCCTTGTGTAATTCTTCCAAAAGCTGCTCAACTACTAAGATTCTTTAAAAAAGTTGCAATTGATGGTTATGAAGGGAAAGTGATAAAACTTGAATAA
- a CDS encoding S8 family serine peptidase produces MNNKILKVRELLKNSSGQAINICIIDSGIELSHDWINIKFLKTYKLTNKTENEYKIIESTKVTDPIGHGTAISFLISKIAPNARIFHIKTFDRNEEEFDKFFFALQWLYLQQKQNNIRCDILNLSLGFNNENLLEKMEDILSKLKETMIVLPYNNYHHRLKKTINIEISKKLKSAFQIEIIDYKKLLIGALGENIPVPWKENSYARVSGKSYACSIFTGLLARLKEKFRINTIEELEILIYKLLKEGEKRIK; encoded by the coding sequence TTGAATAATAAAATTTTAAAAGTTAGAGAATTATTAAAAAATTCAAGTGGCCAAGCAATAAATATATGTATTATAGACAGTGGTATTGAATTATCCCATGACTGGATAAATATAAAATTTTTGAAAACGTATAAATTAACCAATAAAACAGAAAATGAATATAAAATCATAGAATCAACAAAAGTAACTGATCCAATAGGTCATGGTACAGCTATTTCTTTTCTAATTAGCAAAATTGCACCTAACGCAAGAATTTTTCATATAAAAACTTTTGACAGAAATGAAGAAGAATTTGACAAGTTTTTTTTCGCTTTACAATGGTTATATCTTCAACAAAAACAGAATAACATAAGATGTGATATATTAAACTTAAGCTTAGGATTTAATAACGAAAATCTTTTAGAAAAAATGGAAGATATATTATCAAAACTGAAAGAAACAATGATAGTTTTACCATATAATAATTATCACCATAGATTAAAAAAAACAATAAATATTGAAATAAGTAAAAAATTAAAAAGTGCATTTCAAATTGAAATAATAGATTACAAAAAACTTTTAATAGGAGCTTTAGGAGAAAATATACCTGTTCCATGGAAAGAAAACTCATATGCTAGAGTCTCTGGAAAGAGTTATGCTTGTAGTATTTTTACTGGTTTACTCGCAAGATTAAAAGAAAAATTTCGCATAAATACTATTGAAGAACTTGAAATTTTAATTTATAAACTTCTAAAAGAAGGAGAAAAAAGAATCAAGTAA
- a CDS encoding ATP-binding cassette domain-containing protein → MIKVEKLTRNYKIPNNKGNFFVRLFNSRYKTITALNNVSFTISKGEKVAVLGLNGSGKSTLFKILTGIISPSSGSCKCLDYDPFNERKKYVKNIGVLFGQKTLLIPELSVYDCLKLYKAVYELKQKDIDYRLKIFDKHFGVEKLLHRIVRTLSLGERMKAEILMATIHDPLLFFFDEPTIGLDVQAKNAFKDFLLNYPFGSEKTVLITTHDISVIKEFATRILLLNNGKLVLDIKTKYLKDKFGFKKLVIDFKREPTKSIMENIKTFGCPIEKNKNKLIIKVPVNEKEKIETIKKKIVTDESIISFKVENMDYEETINWLMGEFYADVQKIS, encoded by the coding sequence TTGATAAAAGTTGAAAAATTAACTAGAAATTATAAAATTCCAAATAACAAAGGCAATTTTTTCGTAAGACTATTTAATTCCAGATACAAAACCATTACAGCTTTAAACAATGTTTCCTTTACCATTTCTAAAGGTGAAAAAGTTGCAGTCTTAGGACTCAATGGTAGTGGAAAATCCACACTTTTCAAGATTTTAACTGGAATAATATCACCATCATCTGGCTCATGCAAATGTTTAGATTATGACCCTTTTAATGAAAGAAAAAAATACGTAAAAAATATAGGAGTTTTATTTGGGCAAAAAACACTTCTTATTCCTGAGCTTAGCGTGTATGATTGTTTAAAATTATATAAAGCAGTTTATGAACTGAAACAAAAAGATATAGATTATCGACTTAAAATCTTCGATAAACATTTTGGAGTGGAAAAATTACTTCATAGAATAGTACGAACTCTATCCCTTGGAGAAAGAATGAAAGCTGAAATACTAATGGCCACAATTCATGATCCATTACTTTTCTTTTTTGATGAACCTACTATAGGTTTAGACGTACAAGCTAAAAATGCATTTAAAGATTTTCTATTAAACTATCCATTTGGTTCTGAAAAAACAGTACTTATAACCACACATGACATTTCTGTGATAAAAGAATTCGCTACCAGAATTTTACTCCTTAATAATGGAAAATTAGTATTAGATATCAAAACCAAATATTTAAAAGATAAATTTGGATTTAAAAAATTAGTTATAGATTTTAAGAGAGAACCTACAAAAAGTATTATGGAAAATATTAAAACCTTTGGCTGCCCTATAGAAAAAAATAAAAATAAACTTATAATCAAAGTTCCTGTAAATGAAAAAGAAAAAATTGAAACTATAAAAAAGAAAATTGTAACAGATGAAAGCATAATATCATTTAAGGTAGAAAATATGGATTATGAAGAAACTATAAATTGGCTTATGGGGGAATTCTATGCGGACGTTCAGAAAATATCTTGA